The following proteins are co-located in the Rhodococcus opacus B4 genome:
- a CDS encoding alpha/beta fold hydrolase: MALTDENLVDVPGLASRWVRLANGARAHYMTAGTSGPAVILLHGGLPGSSGLAGWRFMAPYLGENGFRVYCPDMPGFGLSDTREEYWPDGMESFVDFIDQFATALCLDEFHLAGNSMGCMNTVNYTVAHPDKVKSFILIAGDVGDVVPEHLTPPAGEFRLTAYDGTRDGMRTMMEAIIHRGEAISEDLIDMRYLSARDRMDAHAKFWPTLLQYRRITDWTDENRAARLVTKGRLDRLSTPGLYLYGRQDILTPVEWGYVQEDHLPNVQFFYPDECGHQGQTDRPDLFNPVFLEFFRDGKVSGDLADAAGVSDRRPELPLISRSLVSA; encoded by the coding sequence ATGGCACTCACTGATGAAAACCTCGTCGACGTTCCCGGGCTCGCCAGCCGGTGGGTCCGACTGGCGAACGGCGCTCGCGCGCATTACATGACCGCCGGCACGTCCGGCCCCGCCGTGATCCTGCTCCACGGCGGCCTACCCGGGTCATCGGGACTCGCGGGATGGCGCTTCATGGCTCCTTACCTCGGCGAGAACGGTTTTCGCGTCTACTGCCCCGACATGCCGGGCTTCGGCCTGTCGGACACGCGGGAAGAGTACTGGCCGGACGGCATGGAGTCCTTCGTCGACTTCATCGACCAGTTCGCCACCGCGCTGTGCCTTGACGAGTTCCACCTCGCGGGAAATTCCATGGGTTGCATGAACACGGTCAACTACACCGTCGCACACCCGGACAAGGTCAAGAGTTTCATCCTGATCGCGGGAGACGTCGGCGACGTGGTTCCGGAACACCTGACCCCACCGGCGGGCGAGTTCCGTCTCACGGCGTACGACGGCACCCGCGACGGAATGCGCACGATGATGGAGGCGATCATCCACCGCGGCGAGGCGATCAGTGAGGATCTGATCGACATGCGTTACCTCTCGGCGAGGGACCGGATGGACGCGCACGCGAAGTTCTGGCCCACTCTCCTGCAGTATCGCCGGATCACCGACTGGACGGACGAGAATCGCGCCGCCCGTCTGGTCACCAAGGGGCGTCTGGACCGGTTGAGCACTCCGGGGCTCTACCTGTACGGCCGCCAGGACATCCTCACTCCGGTCGAGTGGGGGTATGTGCAGGAAGACCACCTGCCCAATGTCCAGTTCTTCTATCCCGACGAGTGCGGCCACCAGGGTCAGACCGACCGCCCCGACCTGTTCAACCCGGTCTTCCTGGAATTCTTCCGGGACGGCAAGGTCTCGGGCGACCTCGCCGATGCCGCCGGCGTCTCCGATCGCCGCCCCGAACTGCCGTTGATCAGCCGTTCCCTGGTCTCTGCCTGA
- a CDS encoding amidohydrolase family protein, which translates to MVPPGTIDVHAHYFPLGAPPAKVIAGFSRAPRLVVDSPAEGRLVRGSDNFRVVRRPLWDVRARLEDMDRAGIGVQAISPVPITLEYGAPAAPFAAYCRWINESVAGAVAESNGRLVGIGTVPIGSPSDCLAELRYLSEVLGLRGVEIGTRINGMELDDPALAYFFDAVDSLGLAVLVHPVDGGGGAVRRSGFTYDFGLGMPSDTALAATALVFGGVLDRHRGLRIAMVHGCGTFPWAYPRLRLGAQIAATHLAEELDHLISRLYADTLVFDAAHLPALVHRFGPNRVLLGSDHPFIPGQPEDGLADLDSAAKDLPPGTVPRILRDNALEFLGLSSGALVTDHFSRIKEDHYGTH; encoded by the coding sequence CGGCACCATCGATGTGCATGCGCACTACTTCCCCCTGGGCGCTCCTCCTGCCAAGGTCATCGCGGGCTTTTCGCGAGCACCTCGATTGGTGGTCGACTCTCCGGCAGAGGGAAGGCTGGTTCGCGGGTCCGACAACTTCCGCGTCGTCCGGCGCCCACTCTGGGACGTACGGGCGCGTCTGGAGGACATGGATCGTGCCGGTATCGGGGTGCAGGCGATCTCTCCCGTTCCGATCACACTGGAGTACGGTGCCCCGGCCGCACCGTTCGCCGCGTACTGCCGGTGGATCAACGAGTCCGTCGCCGGCGCGGTGGCAGAAAGTAATGGCCGACTCGTCGGAATCGGAACCGTCCCCATCGGGTCACCTTCCGACTGTCTGGCCGAACTACGTTACCTTTCCGAAGTTTTGGGTCTTCGCGGCGTCGAGATCGGCACGCGAATCAATGGAATGGAGTTGGACGACCCGGCGCTGGCGTACTTCTTCGACGCCGTCGACAGCCTCGGGCTCGCGGTACTGGTCCATCCCGTCGATGGCGGCGGCGGCGCGGTGCGCCGTTCCGGATTCACCTACGACTTCGGGCTGGGGATGCCTTCCGACACTGCGTTGGCGGCCACAGCGCTTGTCTTCGGCGGGGTTCTGGACCGTCATCGGGGACTGCGCATCGCGATGGTCCACGGGTGCGGCACGTTCCCCTGGGCGTATCCGAGACTGCGCCTCGGCGCACAGATTGCCGCCACCCACCTCGCGGAGGAGCTGGACCACCTCATATCGCGGCTGTATGCAGACACCCTGGTGTTCGATGCGGCGCACCTGCCGGCATTGGTGCACCGCTTCGGCCCCAACAGGGTGCTGCTCGGTAGCGATCACCCGTTCATCCCGGGTCAACCCGAAGATGGACTGGCGGACTTGGACTCTGCGGCAAAGGATCTGCCGCCCGGAACGGTGCCGAGAATCCTGCGCGACAACGCACTCGAATTCCTCGGACTGTCGTCGGGCGCGCTCGTCACCGATCACTTCTCACGGATAAAGGAAGATCACTATGGCACTCACTGA